The Mixta hanseatica genome includes a region encoding these proteins:
- a CDS encoding PTS sugar transporter subunit IIB gives MYKIMLCCSAGMSTSMLVKKMQDEAASRGLEAEIAAFSATEFDERFADYQVVLLGPQVKYMQASLAAKTASIGIPVATINMMDYGTMRGDKVLDYALQLIEQKGGA, from the coding sequence ATGTATAAAATAATGCTTTGCTGTTCCGCCGGAATGTCTACCAGCATGCTGGTAAAGAAAATGCAGGATGAAGCCGCCAGTCGCGGGCTGGAAGCGGAAATCGCCGCTTTCAGCGCCACCGAATTTGATGAGCGCTTTGCCGATTACCAGGTGGTGCTGCTGGGGCCGCAGGTGAAATATATGCAGGCGAGTCTGGCGGCGAAAACTGCCAGCATCGGCATTCCGGTCGCCACCATCAATATGATGGATTACGGCACCATGCGCGGCGATAAGGTGCTGGATTATGCGCTACAGCTGATTGAGCAGAAAGGGGGGGCATGA
- the rhaT gene encoding L-rhamnose/proton symporter RhaT, whose translation MNNAILAGILWHLVGAASAACFYAPLKRVRNWSWETMWSVGGVMSWLILPWSVSAVLLPDFWGYFQQFSLSQLLPVFLFGAMWGIGNVNYGLTMRYLGMSMGIGIAIGITLVVGTLMTPLLQGRFMVLFSSAGGRMTLLGVLIALVGVIIVSRAGFLKERALGISAEEFNLKKGLVLAVLCGIFSAGMSFAMDAAKPMHEAAAAAGINPLYVALPSYVVIMGGGALVNLAYCFVRLAVKPTLSVKADFSLAKPLLGANIAFAMLGGLMWYLQFFFYAWGHANIPAQYDFVSWMLHMSLYVLCGGIVGLLMKEWHAVGRRPVRVLSVGCLVIILAANVVGMGMAG comes from the coding sequence ATGAACAACGCAATCCTTGCCGGCATTCTCTGGCATCTGGTCGGTGCCGCCAGCGCCGCCTGTTTTTATGCCCCGTTGAAACGCGTCAGAAACTGGTCATGGGAAACGATGTGGTCAGTGGGCGGCGTTATGTCCTGGTTAATTCTGCCCTGGTCGGTCAGCGCGGTGCTGCTGCCCGATTTCTGGGGATATTTCCAGCAATTCAGTTTGTCGCAGCTGCTGCCGGTGTTTTTGTTCGGCGCCATGTGGGGAATCGGTAATGTTAACTATGGACTAACGATGCGCTATCTCGGCATGTCGATGGGCATTGGCATCGCTATTGGCATTACGCTGGTGGTCGGTACGCTGATGACGCCGCTGCTGCAGGGGCGCTTTATGGTACTGTTCAGCTCTGCCGGCGGGCGAATGACGCTGCTGGGCGTACTGATTGCGCTGGTCGGGGTGATCATTGTTTCCCGCGCGGGTTTCCTGAAAGAGCGTGCGCTGGGCATCAGCGCGGAAGAGTTCAACCTGAAAAAGGGGTTAGTACTGGCGGTGCTGTGCGGCATTTTTTCCGCCGGCATGTCATTTGCAATGGATGCGGCAAAACCGATGCACGAAGCTGCCGCCGCTGCCGGTATCAACCCGCTATACGTTGCGCTGCCGAGCTATGTAGTCATCATGGGGGGTGGGGCGTTGGTAAACCTGGCTTACTGCTTTGTGCGTCTGGCGGTAAAACCAACGCTGTCGGTAAAAGCGGATTTCTCTCTGGCGAAACCCCTGCTGGGAGCGAATATCGCCTTTGCCATGCTTGGCGGCCTGATGTGGTATCTACAATTCTTTTTCTATGCCTGGGGCCACGCCAATATTCCGGCGCAGTATGACTTTGTCAGCTGGATGCTGCATATGAGCCTGTATGTACTGTGCGGCGGCATCGTCGGATTGCTGATGAAAGAGTGGCACGCGGTAGGGCGTCGTCCGGTCAGGGTGCTTTCGGTGGGGTGTCTGGTCATTATTCTGGCGGCGAACGTAGTTGGCATGGGCATGGCCGGTTAA
- the rhaR gene encoding HTH-type transcriptional activator RhaR: MGLTLAKADYFPSEAMPVSVADRAPQPSFPPHQHEFSEIVIVWRGNGLHVLNDRPWLVTCGDLFYIQHSDCHSYESVNDLVLDNILYCQERFRLGLDWSQLLPLDDADYRVHWRLTTRGMALARGVILQLEQESRKTDMLSMQLAEALFLQLALILRRHRYVAERAGELPEGEQLDLLMSAIQASTARPFDLAAFCQHNRLSERALKQLFRQQTGMTIGHYLRQLQLCQAKYLLRSTALLIGEVASRCGFDDSNYFSAVFTRETGFTPSAWRQRFERPGKFQLQPEQQK; this comes from the coding sequence ATGGGGTTAACCCTGGCGAAGGCGGACTATTTTCCCTCTGAAGCGATGCCGGTGTCGGTCGCCGACCGTGCGCCGCAGCCCTCTTTCCCGCCCCATCAACATGAATTCAGTGAAATTGTTATCGTCTGGCGCGGCAACGGCCTGCACGTGCTGAACGATCGCCCATGGCTGGTCACCTGCGGCGATCTGTTTTATATCCAGCACAGCGACTGCCACAGCTATGAATCGGTCAACGATCTGGTGCTGGATAATATCCTTTATTGTCAGGAGCGTTTTCGGCTGGGGCTGGACTGGAGCCAGCTGCTGCCGCTGGATGATGCTGACTATCGTGTCCACTGGCGCTTAACCACGCGCGGCATGGCGCTGGCGCGCGGCGTGATTTTGCAACTGGAGCAGGAGAGCCGTAAAACCGATATGCTTTCTATGCAGTTGGCGGAGGCGCTGTTTCTACAGCTGGCGCTTATCCTGCGGCGGCATCGCTACGTGGCCGAGCGTGCCGGCGAACTGCCGGAAGGCGAGCAGCTCGATTTGCTGATGTCCGCTATCCAGGCCAGCACCGCCCGTCCCTTCGATCTGGCCGCCTTCTGCCAGCATAACCGGCTCAGCGAACGCGCCCTGAAACAGCTGTTTCGTCAGCAAACCGGAATGACCATTGGCCATTATCTGCGTCAGCTGCAGCTGTGCCAGGCTAAATATCTGCTGCGCAGTACGGCGTTACTGATTGGCGAAGTGGCCTCCCGCTGCGGCTTTGATGACAGCAACTACTTTTCCGCCGTCTTTACGCGCGAAACCGGCTTTACCCCCAGCGCCTGGCGGCAACGCTTTGAGCGTCCCGGCAAATTTCAGCTACAGCCGGAACAGCAAAAATAA
- a CDS encoding LacI family DNA-binding transcriptional regulator: MASINDVSRLAKVSKATVSRVLSGSRGVKDESRDAVLRAVEKLNYKPNAIAQSLSYQKTHCIGVICATEHVQQATGYLQALEKALSQDGKHLLLRFANSAPAVAVAMEELGAGRCDAVMVVGARFALPEEAKQAVLIDCLDGGEGPQLAIDYQFASLTACHYLFSQQRRKIVLFNFSHGEAAEQVLAGYCAALESAALPYNRQLICGQEESVSVALQTLINRHTAFDALLVTDYIKSREAIALLRRYQRQVPQEVMVFSLDGAVPVVGAPEMPQMAWPLDMLAQRALQLIRGEQSCFPPLRGSLIAP, from the coding sequence ATGGCGAGTATTAATGATGTTTCGCGCCTGGCTAAAGTATCAAAAGCAACCGTTTCCCGGGTGCTTAGCGGCAGTCGCGGCGTTAAGGACGAGAGCCGCGATGCTGTGCTGCGCGCCGTTGAGAAACTGAACTATAAACCGAACGCGATTGCCCAGTCTTTAAGCTACCAAAAAACCCACTGCATCGGCGTTATCTGCGCTACTGAGCATGTCCAGCAGGCTACCGGCTATCTGCAGGCGCTGGAAAAAGCGCTTAGTCAGGATGGCAAACATCTGCTGCTGCGCTTTGCTAATAGCGCACCGGCGGTGGCGGTGGCGATGGAGGAGCTGGGAGCCGGGCGCTGTGATGCGGTGATGGTAGTGGGCGCACGCTTTGCGTTGCCGGAGGAGGCGAAACAGGCGGTGCTGATCGATTGTCTTGACGGCGGCGAAGGGCCGCAGCTGGCGATCGATTACCAGTTCGCCAGCCTGACCGCCTGTCATTACCTTTTCAGCCAGCAGCGGCGCAAAATCGTGCTGTTTAATTTTAGCCACGGCGAGGCGGCAGAGCAGGTGTTGGCGGGTTATTGCGCGGCGCTGGAAAGCGCGGCGCTGCCCTATAATCGTCAGCTTATCTGTGGACAGGAAGAGTCGGTTAGCGTTGCGCTGCAGACGTTGATCAATCGTCATACCGCTTTCGATGCGCTGCTGGTCACCGACTATATAAAAAGCCGCGAGGCGATCGCGCTGCTGCGGCGCTATCAGCGTCAGGTGCCGCAGGAGGTGATGGTATTCAGCCTGGACGGCGCGGTGCCGGTGGTAGGCGCGCCTGAGATGCCGCAAATGGCATGGCCGCTGGATATGCTGGCGCAGCGGGCGCTGCAGCTTATCCGCGGCGAGCAGTCCTGCTTTCCTCCGCTACGCGGCAGCCTGATTGCGCCTTAA
- a CDS encoding ABC transporter substrate-binding protein: MKKTVTGVALMMLLSTAAAAKTLVYCAEGSPENFNPQLYTSGTSVDASAVPIFNRLVEFKTGTTELEPSLAQHWDISPDGTVYTFHLRQGVHFHSNKYFKPTRDLNADDVIFSFMRQMDSKNPYHTVSGGTYANFESLEFSTLIKKIEKVDDHTVRFTLAHAEAPFLADLAWYFASIHSAEYADKMLKAGTPERVDQEPIGTGPFQLMQYQKDSRILYKAFPGYWQGKAKLDRLVFTITPDASVRYAKLEKNECQVMPFPNPADLPRMRQNPDLVLMQKSGLNTGFLAFNTQKPPLDNVKVRQALTMAINKPAIIEAIFHGTGSAAKNLLPPDVWSADSALQDYAWDPEQAKQLLTQAGITPGTTIDLWAMPVQRPYNPNARRMAEMIQSDWAKVGIKARIVSYEWGEYLKRVKNGEHQAALMGWTTATGDPDNFFSPLFSCTAANGGSNSSKWCYQPFEKLINQARTEQDHNQRIQLYQQAQQIMHDQAPAVMIAHSTLFEPVRKEVTGYQIDPFGKHIFYQVDVKP, translated from the coding sequence ATGAAAAAAACCGTAACGGGCGTGGCGCTAATGATGCTGTTGAGCACGGCGGCAGCGGCGAAAACGCTGGTTTACTGCGCAGAGGGATCGCCAGAAAATTTTAACCCCCAGCTCTATACGTCCGGCACCAGCGTTGACGCCAGCGCCGTGCCCATTTTTAACCGGCTGGTAGAGTTTAAAACCGGCACCACGGAACTGGAACCCAGCCTGGCGCAACACTGGGATATCAGCCCCGACGGCACGGTTTACACCTTCCATCTGCGCCAGGGCGTGCATTTCCACAGCAACAAATATTTTAAGCCGACGCGCGACCTGAACGCTGACGACGTGATTTTTTCCTTTATGCGACAGATGGACAGTAAAAACCCTTACCACACCGTCTCTGGCGGCACCTACGCCAATTTTGAAAGTCTGGAATTCAGCACGCTGATCAAGAAGATTGAAAAAGTGGACGATCACACGGTGCGCTTCACCCTGGCGCATGCTGAAGCGCCGTTCCTGGCCGATTTGGCGTGGTACTTCGCCTCTATTCATTCCGCTGAATATGCCGATAAGATGTTGAAGGCGGGCACGCCGGAGCGCGTCGACCAGGAGCCTATCGGTACTGGGCCTTTCCAACTGATGCAGTATCAAAAAGATTCGCGCATTCTCTATAAAGCCTTTCCCGGCTACTGGCAGGGCAAAGCGAAGTTGGATCGACTGGTTTTTACCATTACGCCTGACGCCTCGGTACGCTATGCCAAGCTGGAAAAGAATGAATGCCAGGTGATGCCGTTTCCCAATCCGGCCGATCTGCCGCGAATGCGGCAAAACCCCGATCTGGTGCTGATGCAAAAGTCGGGTCTGAATACCGGCTTCCTTGCCTTTAATACGCAAAAGCCGCCGCTGGATAATGTCAAAGTGCGTCAGGCGCTGACCATGGCGATCAATAAGCCAGCTATTATTGAGGCGATCTTCCATGGCACCGGCAGCGCGGCGAAAAATCTGTTACCGCCCGATGTCTGGAGTGCCGACAGCGCATTGCAGGACTATGCATGGGACCCGGAACAGGCGAAACAGCTGCTGACGCAGGCCGGCATTACGCCGGGTACCACCATCGATCTCTGGGCGATGCCGGTGCAGCGTCCTTATAATCCCAACGCGCGGCGCATGGCAGAGATGATCCAGTCGGACTGGGCGAAAGTGGGCATTAAGGCGCGCATTGTCAGCTATGAGTGGGGAGAGTACCTGAAGCGGGTGAAAAACGGCGAGCATCAGGCGGCGCTGATGGGCTGGACCACCGCCACCGGCGATCCGGATAATTTCTTTAGCCCGCTGTTTAGCTGCACCGCCGCCAACGGCGGTTCCAACTCGTCTAAATGGTGTTATCAACCGTTTGAAAAGCTGATTAATCAGGCGCGCACCGAGCAGGATCACAACCAGCGCATTCAGCTATACCAGCAGGCGCAGCAGATCATGCATGATCAGGCGCCGGCGGTCATGATCGCCCATTCAACCCTGTTTGAACCGGTGCGTAAGGAAGTGACGGGTTACCAAATCGATCCTTTCGGCAAACACATCTTTTATCAGGTGGATGTTAAACCCTGA
- a CDS encoding PTS sugar transporter subunit IIC, translated as MASLYQGLIDIIERKITPLAGAVGQQRHVIAIRDGFVSALPFMIIGSFMLVFIFPPFAADSQWAFARGWLDFSLRHRDQLMLPYYLSMGVMTFFISVGIGASLGRHYKLDPVMTGLLAFMGFLLVAAPYQDGKIATDYFSGQGIFTAILTAIYTSEIYALLKRKNITIRLPKEVPTGVARSFEILIPVIVIVATLHPLNLLVASWTGMIIPQAIMHLLQPLVSASDSLPAVLLSVLICQILWFAGIHGALIVTGIMNPFWLTNLAANQAALEAGQVLPHTYLMGFWDFYLLIGGVGSTLPLAFLLLRSRAAHLRTIGKMGIVPSCFNINEPILFGMPIIMNPLFFLPFILVPMINAVFAWTATKLGWVAQVVSMAPWTTPAPIGASWAANWAFSPVIMCLFCMALSALIYLPFVKAWERSLLQQEAQANESAAAPGAGLQTP; from the coding sequence ATGGCATCACTTTATCAGGGCTTAATTGACATCATTGAGCGGAAAATTACGCCGCTGGCCGGCGCTGTCGGCCAGCAGCGGCATGTTATCGCTATCCGCGACGGTTTTGTCTCAGCATTGCCGTTTATGATCATCGGCTCGTTTATGCTGGTATTTATCTTCCCGCCGTTTGCCGCAGACAGCCAGTGGGCTTTCGCGCGCGGCTGGCTCGATTTTTCCCTGCGTCATCGTGACCAGCTGATGCTGCCGTACTATCTCAGCATGGGCGTGATGACCTTTTTCATCTCGGTTGGCATCGGCGCCAGCCTGGGGCGGCACTATAAGCTCGATCCGGTAATGACCGGCCTGCTGGCCTTTATGGGCTTCCTGCTGGTGGCCGCGCCTTATCAGGACGGTAAAATCGCTACCGATTATTTCTCCGGCCAGGGCATTTTTACCGCGATCCTCACCGCTATCTACACCAGCGAAATCTATGCGCTGCTGAAGCGGAAAAATATCACTATTCGCCTGCCGAAAGAGGTGCCCACCGGCGTGGCGCGCTCGTTTGAAATTTTGATCCCGGTGATAGTAATTGTCGCCACGCTGCATCCGCTGAATTTGCTGGTCGCCTCCTGGACCGGGATGATCATCCCACAGGCGATTATGCATCTGCTGCAGCCGCTGGTATCCGCTTCGGATTCCTTACCGGCGGTACTGCTTTCAGTGCTGATTTGCCAGATCCTCTGGTTTGCCGGCATCCATGGCGCGCTGATCGTCACCGGCATTATGAATCCGTTCTGGCTGACCAACCTGGCCGCCAACCAGGCGGCGCTGGAAGCGGGGCAGGTTTTGCCGCATACCTATCTGATGGGCTTCTGGGATTTCTATCTGTTAATTGGCGGCGTTGGCTCTACGCTGCCGCTGGCATTCCTGCTGCTGCGCAGTCGGGCGGCGCACCTGCGCACCATCGGCAAAATGGGCATCGTGCCGAGCTGTTTTAACATCAATGAACCGATTCTTTTCGGTATGCCAATCATTATGAACCCGCTATTTTTCCTGCCGTTTATCCTGGTGCCGATGATTAACGCCGTCTTCGCCTGGACCGCAACCAAGCTGGGCTGGGTGGCGCAGGTGGTCTCAATGGCCCCCTGGACCACGCCAGCGCCGATTGGCGCGTCATGGGCGGCAAACTGGGCGTTCAGTCCGGTGATTATGTGTTTGTTCTGTATGGCGCTTTCCGCTCTGATCTATCTGCCATTCGTGAAAGCGTGGGAGCGCAGCCTGTTGCAGCAGGAAGCGCAGGCGAATGAAAGCGCAGCGGCGCCCGGCGCCGGATTGCAAACCCCCTGA
- the pepT gene encoding peptidase T has product MNDRLARQLTDRFYRYLAVSSQSNAAVQTLPSTPEQHQMARLLASELEALGLQQVTIDQHATVTAVKPGKRAGAPRIGFITHIDTVDVGLSPHIHPQTLRFTGEDLCLNTQQDIWLRVSEHPEILPYRGQEIIFSDGTSVLGADNKAAVSVVMTLMENLNGDHGDVVVAFVPDEEIGLRGAKALDLETRFNVDFAWTIDCCELGEVVYENFNGAAAEIIFTGVPAHPMSAKGVLVNPLLMAHDFIALFDRQQTPEQTAGREGYIWFNEITANASEARLKASIRDFDLASFNQRKQQIRDAAQQIAARYSTGKVAVTLSDIYSNISNAIGDDRRAIDLIFTALAELDIEPKVVPMRGGTDGAALSAKGLLTPNFFTGAHNFHSRFEFLPVPSFVKSYLVAEKLCYLAAQ; this is encoded by the coding sequence ATGAATGACAGGCTGGCCCGCCAGTTAACCGACCGCTTTTACCGCTATCTTGCCGTCAGCAGTCAGAGCAATGCCGCTGTGCAAACCCTGCCCAGCACGCCGGAACAGCATCAGATGGCGCGCCTGCTGGCGTCGGAGCTGGAGGCGCTTGGCCTGCAGCAGGTCACCATCGATCAGCACGCCACGGTCACCGCCGTGAAGCCCGGCAAGCGAGCCGGTGCGCCGCGCATTGGCTTTATCACCCATATCGATACCGTAGATGTCGGTCTGTCGCCGCATATTCATCCGCAGACGCTACGCTTTACCGGCGAGGATCTCTGTTTGAATACGCAGCAGGATATCTGGCTGCGCGTTAGCGAACATCCGGAGATCCTGCCCTACCGTGGCCAGGAAATTATTTTTAGCGACGGCACCAGCGTGCTGGGCGCCGACAATAAAGCGGCGGTTAGCGTGGTCATGACACTGATGGAAAACCTTAACGGCGATCATGGCGACGTGGTGGTGGCCTTTGTGCCGGATGAGGAGATTGGCCTGCGCGGCGCCAAAGCGTTGGATCTGGAAACGCGTTTCAACGTTGATTTTGCCTGGACTATCGACTGCTGTGAGCTGGGCGAAGTGGTGTATGAAAACTTTAACGGCGCGGCGGCGGAAATTATCTTTACCGGCGTGCCGGCCCACCCGATGTCGGCAAAAGGCGTGCTGGTGAATCCGTTGCTGATGGCGCACGACTTTATCGCCCTTTTCGATCGCCAGCAGACGCCGGAGCAGACCGCCGGGCGCGAAGGCTATATCTGGTTTAATGAAATCACCGCCAATGCCAGCGAGGCGCGGTTAAAAGCCTCAATTCGCGATTTTGATTTGGCGAGCTTCAATCAGCGCAAGCAGCAGATTCGCGACGCCGCGCAGCAGATTGCCGCGCGCTATTCCACCGGTAAGGTGGCGGTGACGCTGAGCGATATTTACAGCAATATCAGCAACGCCATTGGCGATGACCGCCGCGCTATCGATCTGATTTTTACCGCGCTGGCTGAACTGGATATTGAGCCGAAAGTGGTGCCGATGCGCGGCGGCACCGACGGCGCGGCGCTGTCGGCAAAGGGTTTGCTAACCCCCAACTTTTTTACCGGCGCGCATAACTTCCATTCGCGTTTTGAGTTTCTGCCGGTTCCCTCATTTGTGAAATCTTATCTGGTGGCGGAAAAGCTCTGCTACCTGGCGGCGCAATAA
- the aldA gene encoding aldehyde dehydrogenase has protein sequence MATIQKQMYIDGEFQSHQGAWIDVINPATEAVIAQVPEGSREDAQRAIDAAEAAQPQWEALPAVARGVWLHKIAAAIRQREPELTATIVAEGGKTQGLAQTEVLFTADYLDYMAEWARRYEGEIVQSDRPNENIFVFKKAIGVTTGILPWNFPFFLIARKAAPALITGNTIVLKPSEVTPLNAVIFAEIVQQVGLPKGVFNIVFGYGPVVGQELAANPKVGMVSLTGSVNAGIQTMTAAAQNVTKVSLELGGKAPAIVMNDADVELAVKAIVSSRIINSGQVCNCAERVYVQEGIYDAFMARLTAAFSKITYGNPAEQHDVDMGPLINAAALQRVEEKVAHALQQGAQLIAGGKRAGATGYFFQPTILSGVTQDMAIMQEEIFGPVLPVTTFRTLDEAIALANDSEYGLTSSLYTQNLNTAMLALRQLKFGETYINRENFEAMQGFHAGWRKSGIGGADGRHGLEEYLQTHVAYLQFS, from the coding sequence ATGGCAACCATTCAAAAACAAATGTATATCGACGGTGAATTTCAGTCTCATCAGGGCGCATGGATTGACGTGATTAACCCGGCGACGGAAGCGGTGATTGCCCAGGTGCCGGAAGGCAGCCGTGAAGACGCGCAGCGCGCCATTGATGCAGCGGAGGCGGCACAGCCGCAGTGGGAAGCGTTACCCGCGGTAGCGCGCGGCGTCTGGCTGCATAAAATCGCCGCCGCCATTCGCCAGCGCGAGCCGGAGCTGACCGCAACCATTGTTGCCGAAGGCGGCAAAACCCAGGGGCTGGCGCAAACCGAAGTGCTGTTTACCGCCGATTATCTGGATTATATGGCGGAGTGGGCGCGACGCTATGAAGGCGAAATCGTGCAGAGCGATCGCCCCAATGAAAACATTTTCGTCTTTAAAAAGGCGATTGGCGTCACCACCGGCATTCTGCCGTGGAACTTCCCTTTCTTTCTGATCGCGCGTAAAGCCGCGCCGGCGCTGATCACCGGCAATACGATTGTGCTGAAGCCCAGCGAAGTGACGCCGCTTAACGCCGTGATCTTTGCAGAAATCGTGCAGCAGGTAGGCCTGCCGAAAGGGGTGTTCAATATTGTTTTCGGCTACGGTCCGGTAGTGGGCCAGGAGCTGGCCGCTAATCCGAAGGTCGGCATGGTCAGCCTGACCGGCAGCGTTAATGCCGGTATTCAGACCATGACAGCGGCGGCGCAGAACGTCACTAAAGTGTCGCTGGAGCTGGGCGGTAAAGCGCCAGCGATTGTCATGAACGATGCCGATGTTGAGTTGGCGGTAAAAGCCATTGTCAGCTCGCGCATCATCAATTCAGGTCAGGTGTGTAACTGCGCAGAGCGCGTCTACGTGCAGGAGGGCATCTATGACGCCTTTATGGCGCGCCTGACGGCAGCGTTCAGCAAGATCACCTACGGCAACCCGGCGGAACAGCACGATGTGGATATGGGGCCGCTGATCAATGCCGCCGCCCTGCAGCGCGTGGAAGAAAAAGTAGCGCATGCGTTACAACAGGGCGCGCAGCTGATTGCCGGCGGTAAGCGGGCCGGTGCGACGGGCTATTTCTTTCAACCCACAATCCTGAGCGGGGTTACGCAGGATATGGCGATCATGCAGGAAGAGATTTTCGGCCCGGTGTTGCCGGTTACCACGTTCCGCACGCTGGACGAGGCGATTGCGCTGGCTAACGACAGTGAATATGGCCTGACCTCCTCGCTCTATACGCAAAATTTGAATACCGCCATGCTGGCCCTGCGCCAGTTAAAATTTGGCGAAACCTATATCAATCGCGAGAATTTTGAAGCAATGCAGGGTTTTCATGCTGGCTGGCGTAAGTCCGGCATCGGCGGCGCGGACGGGCGTCATGGCCTGGAGGAATATCTGCAAACCCACGTTGCCTATTTACAGTTCAGCTAA
- a CDS encoding glycoside hydrolase family 1 protein: MHYQFPADFWWGSASSAPQTEGASLQFGKSETIWDRWFAESPTRFHRQVGPAHTSGFYQHWREDIALLKQLRHNTFRTSIAWSRLIPDGRGAVNPEAVRFYNQVIDEMLSQGITPFINLFHFDMPMAMQQIGGWENREVVEAYAQYAQTCFRLFGDRVKHWFTFNEPIVPVEGGYLYDFHYPCVVDFRRAATVAFHTMLAHARAVQLFREGEYAGEIGIILNLTPSYPRSTHPADQQAAHIADLFFNRSFLDPALLGHYPAELVALLEEHQQLPVSQPGDSALLAEGRVDVLGVNYYQPRRVKCRDALVNPHSPFMPEWFFDHYAMPGRKMNPYRGWEIYEKGIYDILSNLRQHYGNPRCFISENGMGVEDEQRFEQNGQIQDDYRIDFVREHLIWLHRALQEGSHCLGYHMWTFIDNWSWSNAYKNRYGFVQLDLDSQQRRVKKSGEWFARVASERGFTQNSD; encoded by the coding sequence ATGCATTATCAGTTTCCCGCAGACTTCTGGTGGGGCAGCGCCAGCAGCGCGCCCCAAACCGAGGGCGCCAGCCTGCAATTTGGCAAAAGTGAAACCATCTGGGATCGCTGGTTTGCCGAATCACCGACCCGCTTTCATCGTCAGGTTGGACCTGCGCACACCTCGGGGTTCTACCAGCACTGGCGTGAAGATATCGCGCTGCTAAAACAGTTGCGGCATAACACCTTTCGTACCTCAATAGCCTGGTCGCGCTTGATTCCCGACGGACGCGGCGCAGTGAACCCGGAGGCGGTACGCTTTTATAATCAGGTCATTGACGAAATGCTCAGCCAGGGCATCACGCCCTTTATCAATCTGTTCCATTTCGATATGCCGATGGCGATGCAGCAAATAGGCGGCTGGGAAAATCGCGAGGTGGTGGAGGCGTACGCGCAATATGCGCAAACCTGCTTCCGGCTGTTTGGCGATCGGGTAAAACACTGGTTTACCTTTAATGAGCCGATTGTGCCGGTAGAGGGCGGCTACCTGTATGATTTCCATTACCCTTGTGTGGTGGATTTTCGCCGGGCGGCCACGGTGGCTTTTCATACGATGCTGGCGCACGCGCGGGCAGTACAGTTATTCCGCGAGGGGGAGTATGCGGGTGAAATCGGCATTATTCTTAATCTGACGCCTTCTTATCCACGCTCGACGCATCCGGCCGATCAACAGGCTGCGCACATCGCCGACCTCTTTTTTAACCGCAGCTTCCTCGATCCGGCGCTGCTGGGCCACTATCCGGCCGAGCTGGTGGCGCTGCTGGAAGAGCATCAGCAGTTGCCCGTCAGCCAGCCCGGTGATAGCGCGTTACTGGCGGAAGGGCGTGTCGATGTGCTCGGCGTCAACTACTATCAGCCGCGGCGGGTAAAATGCCGCGATGCGCTGGTCAATCCGCACAGCCCGTTTATGCCCGAGTGGTTTTTCGATCACTATGCGATGCCGGGGCGCAAAATGAATCCGTATCGCGGCTGGGAAATCTATGAAAAGGGCATCTATGACATTCTCAGCAATCTACGCCAGCATTATGGCAACCCGCGCTGTTTCATCTCTGAAAACGGCATGGGCGTGGAGGATGAACAGCGCTTTGAGCAGAACGGCCAGATTCAGGATGACTATCGCATCGACTTTGTGCGCGAGCATTTAATTTGGCTGCATCGGGCGCTACAGGAGGGATCGCACTGCCTGGGGTATCATATGTGGACCTTTATCGATAACTGGTCATGGAGCAACGCTTATAAAAACCGCTATGGTTTTGTGCAGCTTGACCTTGACAGTCAGCAGCGCCGCGTGAAAAAAAGCGGTGAGTGGTTTGCACGCGTAGCCAGCGAGCGTGGGTTTACGCAAAACAGCGATTGA